One genomic window of Terriglobales bacterium includes the following:
- a CDS encoding amidase yields the protein MASLGGYRASSARGIFAPFTLIARMAIVATELSKLSLADASELVRRKSVSPIELTAACLKRIEQLNPTFNAFITVTAETAMQEARTAEAEIQRDGWKGPLHGIPIALKDLFDTTGIRTTAGSAVFQDRIPHQDAEVVRRLKAAGAVLLGKLNLHEFAYGGSGIIGHFPAARNPRDASFITGGSSSGSAAAVGAELCYAALGTDTAGSIRLPAALCGIVGLKPTYGRVSTRGVIPLSWSYDHVGPMTRTVQDTALLLQVIAGHDPSDISSVNVPVPDYVAALKKDTRGLRVGAPRQLFYDDVDPEIADSIQTALQLISELTAGVREMTLPVDTDRSASSAEAWTFHEKLVAEHADLYQPETLRRIRTGEKLTAAAYIQKRRELEQLRQEIAVTVAEVDLLVTPTTPVLAPSFAELEADPTALRARELLLLRNTRPFNVFGLPTISLPCGVARDGRCVGLQISGKGWDEGSVLALAHAYESAHRTAGT from the coding sequence GTGGCGAGTTTGGGTGGTTATCGGGCGAGTTCGGCCCGCGGAATTTTCGCACCATTTACACTTATCGCTCGCATGGCCATCGTAGCCACCGAACTCTCGAAACTCAGCCTGGCGGACGCCTCCGAACTTGTACGCCGCAAGTCGGTATCGCCCATCGAGTTGACCGCAGCGTGTTTGAAGCGGATTGAGCAATTAAATCCCACGTTCAACGCATTTATTACTGTGACCGCCGAGACGGCAATGCAAGAGGCGCGCACGGCAGAGGCTGAAATTCAGCGCGACGGCTGGAAAGGGCCTTTGCATGGCATTCCCATTGCTCTTAAGGATCTATTCGATACCACTGGAATACGGACGACGGCAGGCAGCGCGGTCTTTCAGGATCGCATACCTCATCAGGACGCTGAAGTGGTGCGCCGCTTGAAAGCTGCTGGGGCGGTCTTGCTGGGCAAGCTCAACCTTCACGAGTTTGCCTATGGCGGAAGCGGCATCATCGGGCATTTCCCGGCGGCGCGGAATCCAAGGGACGCAAGCTTCATCACCGGCGGATCATCTTCCGGCTCAGCGGCAGCCGTGGGCGCCGAGCTCTGTTACGCGGCTCTGGGTACGGACACAGCCGGCTCGATTCGGCTGCCCGCGGCACTGTGCGGGATTGTCGGCCTGAAGCCAACCTATGGGCGGGTGAGCACCCGCGGCGTGATTCCACTTTCGTGGTCTTACGACCACGTCGGCCCGATGACCCGAACTGTCCAAGACACGGCGCTCCTGCTGCAGGTAATCGCCGGCCATGACCCATCAGACATTTCAAGCGTTAATGTACCCGTGCCCGACTATGTTGCAGCTCTAAAGAAAGACACCCGGGGCTTGCGCGTAGGAGCGCCTCGCCAGCTCTTCTACGATGATGTTGATCCCGAAATCGCCGATAGCATACAAACTGCCCTGCAACTTATTTCCGAGCTGACGGCTGGAGTGCGCGAGATGACGTTGCCAGTAGATACGGACCGCTCTGCCTCCAGCGCCGAGGCTTGGACCTTTCACGAGAAACTTGTTGCCGAGCACGCTGACCTTTATCAGCCGGAGACACTAAGAAGAATCCGCACGGGCGAGAAGCTCACCGCCGCCGCTTACATCCAGAAGCGTCGAGAATTAGAGCAACTTCGGCAGGAGATCGCCGTGACCGTTGCGGAAGTGGATTTGCTCGTTACGCCGACAACTCCGGTGCTTGCTCCGTCTTTCGCGGAACTTGAGGCAGATCCCACCGCCCTGCGTGCTCGCGAACTGCTTCTGTTGCGCAATACGCGCCCGTTTAACGTCTTCGGGTTACCCACCATTTCGCTTCCCTGTGGAGTCGCACGCGACGGCCGATGCGTCGGCCTTCAGATCAGCGGAAAGGGGTGGGACGAGGGGTCGGTGCTAGCGTTGGCGCATGCTTACGAGTCCGCGCACAGAACGGCAGGAACGTAG
- a CDS encoding GAF domain-containing protein, with protein sequence MYPERRREARQRVRTPAYASIMQASGKGITGGNILNVSQRGLALATLGQLDPDSLVSLRLDLLETRNSIATPARVSWTDDRGQVGLEFLELTRETRGQLQQWLMLNSLALAEQHPRPFSELITRAEGTRAEIAQPASAAVELQRIVEEGLTATGADGCAIALRESTAVVCRASAGHLAPPTGSTLNSESGISGACITTGRLLRCDDSEKNSYVDRESCRALGIRSVVAVPILRRGEVLGILEVLSAKVGAFNAAACMELQRLAQRVATPTPEESLPQQISRKPEAAPVQANSTTVIQNSSAAHLGTSAALDAWAAEPEKAPNAGLRSGLPILLTIGIFVLAAVWFGFANFRMSRLAQAAESRTAGLTARALASTPESESDQNSSSASGSASLDQVRRLADQGDVNAEFQLAAKYAGGDETPQDYSQAVKWFAKAAGQGHVLSAATLGAFYWAGRGVPQDYLAAYMWSAIAAGAGDEASKYRVTILRSRMSSADLAEAQRRVAAWLAYHPMLVEKGSPRAHSKERFAASVRPGTRTDTD encoded by the coding sequence ATGTACCCCGAACGTCGCCGCGAAGCCAGGCAACGAGTCCGCACTCCTGCATACGCCAGCATTATGCAGGCCTCCGGCAAGGGCATAACCGGGGGCAACATTCTGAATGTAAGCCAGCGGGGCTTGGCCTTGGCGACGCTGGGCCAGTTGGACCCTGATTCCCTTGTTAGTCTCCGGCTTGATCTGCTTGAGACCCGCAACTCGATTGCGACTCCCGCGCGTGTCTCCTGGACAGACGATCGCGGTCAAGTTGGTCTGGAGTTCCTGGAACTCACACGAGAGACTCGCGGGCAATTGCAGCAATGGCTCATGCTTAACTCGCTGGCCTTAGCCGAGCAGCATCCGCGGCCATTCTCTGAACTGATAACCCGTGCAGAAGGTACTCGGGCGGAGATTGCGCAACCGGCGTCAGCGGCCGTCGAACTCCAGCGCATCGTCGAGGAAGGGCTCACGGCGACCGGCGCCGATGGCTGTGCCATTGCGCTACGTGAGAGCACCGCGGTGGTATGCCGGGCCAGCGCGGGCCATCTCGCTCCGCCAACTGGATCAACTCTCAATTCCGAGTCGGGTATCTCCGGAGCCTGTATCACCACCGGCCGCCTATTGCGGTGCGATGATTCGGAGAAGAACAGCTATGTTGATCGCGAGAGCTGCCGCGCCTTAGGTATCCGGTCGGTGGTGGCTGTGCCTATCCTCAGGCGTGGGGAGGTCTTGGGTATCCTGGAGGTTCTCTCCGCCAAAGTGGGCGCGTTTAATGCAGCCGCATGCATGGAGCTACAACGTTTGGCACAACGTGTTGCAACTCCTACGCCCGAGGAGAGCTTACCCCAGCAGATTTCGCGCAAGCCCGAAGCAGCGCCGGTACAAGCTAATTCCACAACGGTCATCCAAAATTCTTCAGCTGCTCATCTGGGTACTTCGGCGGCGCTAGATGCCTGGGCGGCGGAGCCCGAAAAGGCGCCCAATGCGGGATTGAGGAGCGGTTTACCTATTCTGCTAACCATAGGCATCTTTGTCCTGGCCGCAGTTTGGTTCGGATTTGCCAATTTTCGCATGTCACGACTGGCGCAGGCGGCCGAATCTAGAACTGCGGGTTTGACGGCGCGAGCATTAGCGTCAACCCCGGAGTCCGAGTCAGATCAGAACTCTAGTTCAGCCAGCGGATCGGCCTCTCTGGATCAAGTGCGCCGACTGGCCGACCAGGGCGACGTAAACGCGGAGTTCCAACTGGCCGCCAAGTACGCTGGTGGTGACGAAACTCCTCAGGACTATTCCCAGGCTGTGAAATGGTTTGCCAAGGCTGCCGGCCAGGGACACGTGCTTTCAGCGGCAACCCTGGGCGCTTTCTATTGGGCAGGACGTGGCGTCCCGCAGGATTATCTTGCGGCTTATATGTGGTCAGCCATAGCGGCGGGGGCTGGAGACGAAGCCAGCAAGTATCGAGTCACCATCCTGCGCTCTCGCATGAGTTCGGCGGATTTGGCTGAAGCGCAACGCCGGGTCGCGGCCTGGCTCGCCTATCATCCGATGTTGGTGGAAAAAGGGAGCCCGAGAGCTCACTCCAAAGAACGCTTTGCCGCGAGCGTTCGGCCAGGCACCCGAACCGACACTGATTGA
- a CDS encoding GAF domain-containing protein — protein MGLWAPRADLNFLSLQRAVFCIECELIHENNTPTCHACGSQAVLSLSRVMGGSLLHEPRATLLQDSAMDDLVRDLLSTVPVAAEMVTDRGLVAARSAVDEKLTADVLTAGPAQLNLEPAISVIAGRAATMTGATGSAIGLRWGKDVVCSARAGRTAPDLGMRLQTTAGLSGECVRTGQILRCDDSEEDPIVDKDSCRRLGVRSILVAPLQHFRKSLGIFEVLSSEAYAFDDLAVANLQMLAGFMVAAIARAVGCGTGSSPAKMLS, from the coding sequence ATGGGACTGTGGGCGCCGCGCGCTGATCTGAATTTCTTGTCTCTGCAACGGGCCGTCTTCTGCATCGAATGCGAGCTGATCCATGAGAACAACACTCCCACTTGCCATGCTTGTGGCAGCCAGGCGGTGCTCAGCCTGTCCCGTGTGATGGGGGGATCGCTTTTGCACGAGCCCCGAGCGACTCTATTGCAGGATTCAGCAATGGATGATCTGGTACGCGATCTGCTTTCCACCGTGCCGGTTGCGGCGGAGATGGTGACAGACCGCGGCTTAGTAGCTGCGCGGAGTGCCGTGGACGAGAAACTCACAGCCGACGTATTAACCGCCGGACCAGCTCAGCTTAATCTGGAGCCGGCGATCAGCGTCATCGCCGGGCGGGCAGCCACTATGACCGGCGCTACAGGCAGCGCGATTGGATTGCGCTGGGGCAAGGACGTGGTCTGTAGCGCCCGTGCCGGCCGTACTGCTCCCGACCTTGGAATGCGCCTTCAGACTACGGCAGGGCTCTCTGGCGAGTGCGTCCGCACCGGGCAAATCCTGCGCTGCGACGATTCCGAAGAGGACCCCATTGTGGATAAAGACAGCTGCCGCCGACTGGGCGTGCGCTCAATCCTGGTAGCGCCACTGCAGCATTTCCGCAAGAGCTTGGGGATTTTCGAGGTGCTTTCCTCCGAAGCCTATGCCTTTGATGATCTCGCAGTCGCTAACCTGCAGATGTTGGCCGGTTTCATGGTTGCGGCGATCGCGCGGGCGGTGGGCTGTGGTACAGGGTCGAGTCCAGCGAAGATGCTTTCTTGA
- a CDS encoding sigma-70 family RNA polymerase sigma factor, producing the protein MTQAKKTLVPGLSEAEAIDRAKAGDAESFEALYGLHKRRVYSLCLRMTGNTAEAEDLTQEAFLQLYRKIATFRGESAFSTWLHRLAVNVVLMHLRKKGLPEVSLEESLEPQEDGPKRDIGARDNVLAGSIDRVNLERAIENLPPGYRIIFVLHDVEGYEHNEIAEIMGCSIGNSKSQLHKARMKLRDLLKASRAEKATRS; encoded by the coding sequence TTGACACAAGCGAAAAAAACATTGGTTCCCGGGCTCTCCGAGGCGGAGGCCATTGACCGGGCCAAGGCAGGTGACGCGGAGTCGTTCGAGGCCCTGTACGGACTGCACAAGCGTCGGGTTTACTCGCTATGCTTGCGCATGACCGGTAACACCGCCGAGGCCGAAGATCTGACGCAGGAAGCGTTTCTGCAGCTGTATCGCAAGATCGCGACCTTCCGCGGCGAATCGGCGTTCTCGACCTGGCTTCACCGTCTCGCCGTGAACGTGGTGTTAATGCACCTGCGCAAAAAAGGCCTTCCGGAGGTTTCTCTGGAAGAGAGCCTGGAGCCGCAGGAAGACGGGCCGAAAAGGGACATTGGCGCCCGAGACAACGTTTTGGCGGGCTCCATCGACCGGGTCAATCTGGAACGGGCGATTGAAAATCTGCCTCCGGGCTACAGAATTATTTTTGTGCTGCATGATGTTGAAGGCTACGAGCACAACGAGATTGCCGAGATCATGGGTTGTTCAATCGGCAACAGCAAGTCTCAGTTACACAAAGCGCGTATGAAGTTGCGTGACCTCCTCAAAGCGAGCAGAGCCGAAAAGGCCACCAGGAGCTGA
- a CDS encoding DUF4097 family beta strand repeat-containing protein, protein MRAGANNVNASKQLACLWLFVAIVLLSAGTVRAFAADGVKQFHYTVGRHASISIRNPSGAVVVKPSDNNQVSVIATLHSSKVEVEPTQVGDRLSLSTHFLQAGTPEERRVDYEVSVPTDASVNVVSSSGPISAEGLKGDVILEGDAAQVNVSRVSDAHVHVRTLTGSIALQDINNGHVEASSLSGPVTLTHVAGTRVSVNTTSGKITYTGDFSGGGDYSLTNHSGDIEVTIPAAASVDISARSITGSVDSDVPLQQRQHNAFQPVPGKALTGMSNSGSSSVRLLSFSGKIRLKKQ, encoded by the coding sequence TTGCGAGCGGGTGCCAACAACGTGAATGCTAGCAAGCAGCTTGCCTGCTTGTGGCTGTTTGTCGCCATCGTGCTTCTGAGCGCGGGGACGGTTCGTGCATTTGCGGCAGACGGCGTGAAGCAATTCCACTACACCGTTGGTCGCCACGCCAGCATCAGCATCCGCAATCCCTCGGGAGCGGTGGTCGTCAAGCCCTCCGACAATAACCAGGTCAGTGTTATCGCCACGCTGCACTCAAGCAAAGTAGAGGTGGAGCCTACACAAGTAGGAGACCGTCTCTCACTGAGCACCCATTTCTTACAAGCTGGCACCCCCGAAGAGCGGCGTGTTGATTACGAAGTCAGCGTGCCCACCGATGCCAGCGTCAACGTGGTTTCATCTAGCGGACCAATCTCGGCCGAGGGCTTAAAGGGCGACGTAATCCTCGAAGGTGACGCAGCCCAGGTCAATGTAAGTCGGGTGAGCGACGCTCATGTACATGTGCGAACCCTTACCGGTTCCATTGCGCTCCAAGACATCAACAATGGCCATGTCGAAGCCAGCTCTTTGAGCGGCCCCGTGACGCTCACCCACGTTGCAGGGACGCGCGTGTCGGTGAACACCACCAGTGGCAAGATCACTTACACAGGCGATTTCAGTGGTGGGGGCGATTACTCGCTTACCAACCACTCGGGTGACATTGAAGTCACGATTCCCGCCGCAGCATCGGTGGATATTTCGGCACGCTCAATCACGGGCAGCGTGGATAGCGATGTTCCTCTGCAGCAGCGCCAGCACAACGCATTCCAGCCGGTCCCGGGAAAGGCGCTAACCGGAATGTCGAATTCCGGGTCTTCTTCGGTTCGCCTGCTTTCCTTCAGTGGTAAAATCCGCCTCAAGAAACAATAA
- a CDS encoding shikimate kinase, with protein sequence MNTGRGLPDRGSQRRGLRGTASPRQASSRTPSPHTKKKTATKPSRKLRPKSNTVILLGFMGAGKTTIGLALAQRLGWEFIDLDERIEARQGLTIAEIFRASGEPEFRRIESAELQRVLKPRLRSKPAIVALGGGALIQDKNAALVRRSGAMCVFLDAPVEELWRRAQKNGKRPLAAFENQFRQLYELRRPRYMEAGVYVPTAERAIEVTVTEVLTRLGLMDEEL encoded by the coding sequence ATGAATACTGGCCGCGGTTTGCCTGACCGAGGCTCACAAAGGCGAGGTTTGCGAGGCACAGCTTCGCCACGCCAAGCTTCGTCGCGCACACCTTCCCCGCATACGAAGAAAAAGACCGCCACCAAGCCCAGCCGAAAGTTGCGGCCCAAATCCAACACCGTCATCCTCTTGGGATTTATGGGAGCTGGCAAGACCACTATCGGGCTAGCCCTGGCACAGCGCCTGGGCTGGGAATTCATAGACCTTGACGAACGCATTGAGGCGCGCCAAGGGCTGACTATCGCAGAGATCTTTCGCGCTTCAGGAGAGCCGGAATTTCGGCGCATAGAGAGCGCCGAGCTGCAGCGCGTCCTAAAGCCTCGGCTCAGATCCAAACCGGCGATCGTTGCCTTGGGAGGCGGCGCCCTCATCCAGGATAAGAATGCCGCCCTCGTGCGCCGCTCCGGCGCAATGTGCGTCTTCCTGGATGCTCCGGTGGAGGAGCTCTGGCGGCGGGCCCAGAAGAACGGAAAACGCCCGCTGGCAGCCTTCGAGAACCAGTTCCGCCAATTGTATGAGCTGAGACGCCCGCGTTATATGGAAGCTGGTGTGTATGTGCCCACCGCCGAACGAGCTATTGAGGTCACGGTGACAGAGGTGCTCACGCGGTTGGGGCTGATGGACGAAGAACTCTAA
- a CDS encoding AI-2E family transporter, with product MTLIDTRAARVLFTALLFACALAFIYLARHTLIIFLFAIFFAYLIEPLVSGLHKWVRSRGWAIAGVYVLLAIVLSVVFFFVGPQIARESGKLTTSLPPLLDKVSSGQIAIQVGSHRGWSESTQRQVQNFLKNHRSDLNRWASRIGFRLAELAQNIWWLVLIPILAAFFLKDGRRFIDSLLGIFSSRSHREFLEGVINDLDEMLAHFIRAQLTLAGLALVAYIAALSLLRVPYALVLGTMGGILEFIPVVGPLTAAAAILVVAFLTSYPHVLVVALFLGIWRLIQDYLTAPRIMGKSVELHPLAPIFGVLAGAEVAGVIGVFLSIPIMASMRIVWRRWRIYAEKRKFGPLEGFAADLPPIGTH from the coding sequence GTGACGCTCATTGATACACGCGCAGCACGAGTGCTGTTCACCGCGTTGTTGTTCGCCTGCGCGTTGGCGTTCATCTATCTTGCGCGCCACACCCTGATCATTTTCCTGTTTGCAATTTTCTTCGCTTACCTGATCGAGCCGCTGGTCTCAGGCCTGCATAAATGGGTACGGAGTCGTGGGTGGGCCATTGCCGGTGTGTACGTGCTGCTCGCAATCGTCCTGAGCGTGGTGTTCTTTTTTGTTGGACCACAGATCGCGCGGGAGAGCGGGAAGCTGACTACATCGTTGCCACCACTGCTGGACAAAGTGAGCAGCGGCCAGATCGCGATCCAGGTCGGCTCACACCGCGGTTGGAGTGAGAGTACGCAACGCCAGGTGCAGAATTTCCTGAAAAACCATCGCTCCGATCTTAACCGTTGGGCCAGCCGCATCGGTTTCCGGTTGGCCGAGCTCGCGCAAAATATCTGGTGGCTGGTCCTCATTCCCATTCTGGCGGCATTTTTCCTGAAAGATGGCCGTAGGTTTATTGACTCTCTGTTGGGGATCTTCAGCAGCCGTAGTCACCGCGAGTTCCTGGAAGGGGTCATCAACGATTTGGACGAGATGCTGGCCCATTTCATTCGCGCCCAACTGACCCTGGCGGGGCTGGCACTGGTGGCCTATATCGCAGCGCTTTCCTTGCTGCGCGTACCCTACGCCCTGGTGCTGGGCACCATGGGAGGCATCTTGGAATTCATTCCGGTGGTGGGTCCTTTGACTGCTGCCGCTGCGATCCTTGTTGTGGCGTTTTTGACGAGCTACCCCCACGTGCTCGTCGTCGCTTTATTCCTCGGAATTTGGCGACTTATACAGGACTATCTGACCGCGCCCCGAATTATGGGAAAGAGCGTGGAATTGCATCCCCTGGCGCCAATCTTTGGCGTGCTGGCGGGCGCCGAAGTGGCAGGGGTGATCGGCGTATTCCTTTCCATTCCGATTATGGCGAGCATGCGAATCGTCTGGCGACGCTGGCGAATTTACGCGGAGAAGCGCAAATTTGGTCCCCTCGAAGGCTTTGCCGCTGATCTTCCTCCAATCGGCACCCATTAG
- the galT gene encoding galactose-1-phosphate uridylyltransferase encodes MPELRQNRFTKEWVIIATERAKRPKDLAMQRPLRRSPKYDAKCPFCPGNENLTPPELLRVSAGRNVWQVRVVPNKFAALLHDQEPVRTVHRSKRVINGFGFHEVIVETPDHSSTLALLTDDQVASVLGAFKARYDELSRDPRIEHITIFKNHGIEAGTSLEHPHCQLIATPVISSQVRSRLHEALRHFDDFGECIFCTVLADELEEEERIVLASKHFVAMEHFASASPFATQIYPRRHMASFGDITKEELEDMAQVLRSVLAKLYFGLKDPDFNFTIRSAPAENAGVKYYHWYLSIIPRMSRVAGFELGSGMFINTVLPEAAAEFLRGVEIGATASANG; translated from the coding sequence ATGCCGGAACTACGTCAGAACCGTTTCACAAAGGAATGGGTGATCATTGCGACTGAACGCGCCAAGCGTCCCAAGGACCTGGCGATGCAGCGGCCGCTGCGCCGTTCGCCGAAATACGACGCGAAGTGCCCCTTCTGCCCGGGTAACGAGAATCTTACGCCGCCGGAACTATTACGCGTCTCCGCGGGTAGAAATGTATGGCAGGTACGAGTTGTGCCCAATAAGTTTGCCGCGCTCTTGCACGATCAGGAGCCGGTGCGAACTGTCCACCGTTCCAAACGCGTCATCAATGGTTTTGGATTTCACGAAGTCATTGTGGAAACTCCTGACCACTCGAGCACCCTCGCTCTGCTCACCGACGATCAGGTTGCATCAGTGCTGGGAGCTTTCAAGGCCCGCTATGACGAGCTGAGCCGTGACCCCAGGATCGAGCACATCACCATCTTCAAGAACCACGGAATCGAGGCCGGCACCAGCCTGGAACATCCCCATTGCCAACTGATTGCCACGCCCGTGATTTCTTCACAGGTGCGGAGCCGTTTGCACGAAGCTCTTCGCCACTTCGACGACTTTGGAGAGTGCATCTTCTGCACCGTGCTGGCTGATGAACTGGAAGAGGAGGAGCGTATTGTCCTGGCCAGCAAGCATTTTGTCGCTATGGAACACTTTGCCTCAGCCAGCCCTTTTGCTACACAGATCTATCCCCGGCGACACATGGCGAGCTTCGGCGACATCACAAAAGAGGAGCTCGAAGATATGGCTCAAGTGCTGCGCAGCGTACTGGCGAAGCTATATTTTGGGCTTAAAGACCCGGATTTCAACTTCACTATCCGGTCTGCGCCCGCTGAGAATGCAGGCGTGAAGTACTACCACTGGTATTTGAGCATCATCCCGCGAATGAGCCGGGTGGCCGGATTCGAGCTGGGCTCGGGGATGTTCATTAATACAGTCCTGCCAGAGGCTGCCGCCGAGTTTTTGCGTGGGGTGGAGATCGGCGCTACAGCGTCGGCAAACGGGTAA
- the asd gene encoding aspartate-semialdehyde dehydrogenase — MAEKLPVGILGATGIVGQRFVQLLEHHPWFEVAWLAASERSDGRMYGEAARWKLKTPVPARAAEMRISSANPENAPKIIFAALDAAVAKELEPRFAEAGHAVISNSSAFRMQKDVPLVIPEVNPDHLKVLECQSWRRNSGGFMVTNSNCSAMGLVLALAPLHQQFGLDKVIAVTMQAVSGAGYPGVASLDILGNVIPYISHEEEKMEVETCKLLGRVNGHHIESADFSMSAQCNRVAVEDGHTESVSVKLHKKAGAEEILKSWRHFRGIAQELRLPSAPEHPVLYLEAQDRPQPRLDVDRGNGMSTSVGRLRKCNALDWKFTVLSHNTIRGAAGAALLNAELLKAQGYLD, encoded by the coding sequence ATGGCAGAGAAATTACCCGTCGGAATCCTGGGCGCGACCGGCATTGTGGGCCAGCGCTTCGTGCAGCTGCTGGAACACCATCCCTGGTTCGAAGTGGCCTGGCTTGCAGCTTCCGAGCGTTCCGACGGACGCATGTACGGCGAGGCTGCACGATGGAAACTGAAGACACCGGTGCCGGCTCGCGCCGCCGAGATGCGGATTTCGTCGGCCAATCCCGAGAACGCCCCCAAAATCATTTTTGCCGCGCTTGATGCCGCGGTTGCCAAGGAACTGGAGCCCCGTTTCGCCGAGGCCGGCCATGCGGTGATCTCTAACTCCAGCGCCTTCCGCATGCAAAAAGATGTTCCTCTCGTAATTCCTGAGGTCAACCCTGACCACCTCAAAGTGTTGGAGTGTCAATCCTGGCGCCGGAATTCAGGGGGATTTATGGTGACCAACTCCAATTGCTCCGCCATGGGATTGGTGCTGGCGCTAGCTCCATTACATCAGCAATTTGGGTTGGATAAGGTGATTGCTGTCACCATGCAGGCAGTCAGTGGGGCAGGCTATCCCGGAGTGGCATCGCTCGACATTTTGGGAAATGTTATTCCCTATATTTCTCATGAAGAAGAAAAGATGGAAGTTGAGACCTGCAAGCTCCTGGGAAGGGTGAACGGACACCATATTGAATCGGCGGATTTCTCCATGAGCGCGCAGTGCAATCGCGTTGCGGTTGAAGATGGCCATACCGAGTCGGTTTCAGTAAAGCTGCACAAAAAGGCCGGGGCAGAAGAGATCCTCAAATCCTGGCGACACTTCCGCGGAATTGCTCAGGAGTTGCGGCTGCCCAGCGCGCCGGAGCACCCAGTGCTTTACCTGGAGGCTCAGGACCGGCCGCAGCCTCGCCTGGACGTTGATCGCGGGAACGGGATGTCCACGAGCGTTGGACGCCTGCGTAAATGCAACGCTCTGGATTGGAAGTTTACCGTCCTCTCACATAACACCATCCGCGGCGCGGCTGGTGCGGCGTTGCTCAACGCTGAACTGCTAAAGGCGCAGGGTTATCTGGATTGA
- the lysC gene encoding lysine-sensitive aspartokinase 3, translated as MLVMKFGGTSVQDAPAIEAAADIVRGRLPEKPVVVVSAMAKVTDSLLAMGQAAGKGQRDLALDLSRQLRERHYTTTGELLGTGLFTKLHAELEAECDSLDELLRGILAVGELTPRTADNVASFGERLSSRIVNAAFSARGIPSRLVDARQCIVTDSTHTRAVPLFDETNDKLRTKVKPLIEAGEVPVMGGFIGATRDGITTTIGRGGSDFSAAIVGTGLGAQRIEIWTDVDGMMTTDPSLCPKARRIKVISFEEAAELAYFGAKVLHPATVLPAVQQGIPVYVLNSRNPKCEGTLITARAPQSRNIFKAIAAKKRITVVDVVSSRMLMAHGFMRAIFEVFDRHRCPVDVVSTSEVSVSLTVDSNEAIPAIAAELAELADVKYEGRKAIVCLVGDNLKSTPGIAAKVFGAIPDINIHMISQGASEINLTFVIEENDVPEVIRCLHGTFFADPDPVVFA; from the coding sequence ATGCTGGTGATGAAATTCGGCGGCACCTCGGTGCAGGATGCCCCTGCTATCGAGGCCGCCGCCGATATCGTTCGCGGGCGCTTGCCGGAGAAGCCAGTGGTGGTGGTCAGCGCCATGGCCAAAGTCACGGACAGCCTGCTGGCCATGGGACAAGCGGCAGGAAAAGGCCAACGTGACCTGGCGCTGGATCTTTCTCGCCAGCTGCGAGAGAGGCATTACACCACAACCGGCGAACTACTTGGAACCGGGCTCTTTACCAAACTGCACGCCGAGCTCGAGGCGGAATGCGACTCGCTGGATGAGCTGCTGCGCGGCATTTTAGCCGTCGGCGAGCTGACGCCACGTACCGCTGACAACGTTGCCTCATTCGGGGAGCGGCTCTCGAGCCGAATCGTGAATGCGGCATTTTCTGCGCGCGGGATTCCCTCTCGCCTGGTAGACGCGCGGCAATGCATTGTTACCGATTCCACCCACACCCGGGCTGTACCTCTCTTCGACGAAACCAACGACAAACTGCGCACCAAGGTGAAGCCGCTGATCGAAGCCGGCGAGGTGCCGGTTATGGGTGGCTTCATCGGAGCGACCCGCGATGGCATCACCACGACCATCGGTCGTGGCGGCTCTGACTTTTCTGCTGCCATCGTGGGTACCGGCCTGGGAGCACAGCGCATAGAGATCTGGACGGATGTCGACGGGATGATGACCACCGATCCCAGCCTCTGCCCGAAGGCGCGCCGTATCAAGGTGATCAGCTTCGAAGAGGCTGCGGAGCTTGCCTACTTCGGCGCCAAGGTGCTCCACCCTGCGACCGTTCTGCCTGCTGTCCAGCAAGGCATTCCGGTGTATGTCTTGAACTCGCGCAATCCGAAGTGCGAAGGCACTCTTATTACCGCCCGAGCACCGCAGTCCCGCAACATTTTCAAGGCGATCGCCGCTAAGAAGCGCATAACCGTTGTGGATGTGGTCTCCAGCCGGATGCTTATGGCCCATGGCTTCATGCGTGCGATCTTCGAGGTTTTCGACCGGCACCGCTGTCCCGTGGACGTGGTCTCCACCTCAGAGGTAAGCGTTTCCCTGACCGTAGACTCTAACGAAGCCATCCCGGCGATCGCCGCCGAGTTGGCCGAACTGGCGGATGTTAAATATGAAGGCAGAAAAGCCATTGTTTGCCTGGTGGGCGACAATCTAAAGTCCACTCCCGGAATCGCTGCCAAGGTTTTTGGCGCGATTCCGGACATCAACATTCATATGATCTCTCAAGGCGCCTCGGAGATAAATCTTACCTTCGTGATCGAGGAGAACGATGTCCCGGAGGTGATTCGGTGCCTGCACGGGACCTTCTTCGCCGACCCTGACCCGGTGGTTTTCGCCTGA